A stretch of Candidatus Brocadiaceae bacterium DNA encodes these proteins:
- the eno gene encoding phosphopyruvate hydratase, translating into MTIINTIKAREILDSRGNPTVEVDVTLESGASGRFAVPSGASTGKREALELRDSDTPSRYLGKGVQTAVKNINEIISHKIVGMDATGQVEIDNLLIQMDGTKNKEKLGANAILGISLAVAKAAANALFLPLYRYIGGTNAKVLPVPMMNILNGGQHADNNVDIQEFMIMPVRAENFREALRMGAEVFHHLRSVLKARGYNTNVGDEGGFAPNLKTNEEALDLILEAIGKAGHTAGKDIYLALDAAASEFYQNGAYALQAEGGVQKTSNEMIALYEKLSSKYPICSLEDGLAEEDWDGWKTLTKNLGKKMQIVGDDIFVTNTEILTRGIQEGVANSILIKVNQIGTLTETLNAIELAKAHGYSTVISHRSGETEDTTIADIAVATNAGQIKTGSLCRTDRICKYNQLLRIEEDLSNNAIYGGKLCKVKTS; encoded by the coding sequence TTGACTATTATTAATACTATAAAGGCTCGCGAAATTTTAGATTCCCGGGGAAACCCGACCGTAGAAGTAGACGTTACGTTAGAGAGTGGCGCAAGCGGCCGTTTCGCTGTTCCTTCCGGGGCTTCAACGGGTAAACGTGAGGCGTTGGAATTGCGAGACAGTGATACTCCCTCCCGATATTTGGGCAAAGGAGTACAAACGGCCGTGAAGAATATAAACGAAATTATTTCTCATAAAATAGTGGGAATGGATGCCACCGGCCAGGTAGAAATTGACAATCTTTTGATACAGATGGACGGAACAAAGAATAAGGAAAAACTTGGGGCCAATGCCATCTTGGGAATTTCGCTTGCGGTTGCCAAAGCGGCAGCTAATGCCCTGTTCCTTCCTCTCTATCGCTATATTGGCGGCACAAATGCCAAGGTCTTGCCTGTGCCCATGATGAACATCTTAAACGGCGGTCAACATGCGGATAATAATGTTGATATACAGGAATTCATGATTATGCCTGTCCGCGCAGAGAATTTTCGGGAAGCTCTTCGCATGGGCGCGGAGGTATTTCACCATCTCCGTTCAGTATTGAAGGCCAGAGGGTATAATACCAATGTTGGCGATGAGGGGGGGTTTGCCCCAAATCTTAAAACCAATGAGGAAGCGCTGGATCTGATCCTGGAAGCGATAGGAAAAGCCGGTCATACGGCAGGCAAAGATATTTACCTGGCGCTTGATGCCGCAGCGAGTGAATTTTATCAAAATGGCGCATACGCATTGCAGGCTGAAGGCGGAGTTCAGAAGACCAGCAATGAGATGATCGCTCTTTATGAAAAGCTTTCAAGCAAATATCCCATCTGTAGTTTAGAGGATGGTCTTGCGGAAGAAGATTGGGATGGGTGGAAAACGTTAACAAAAAACCTGGGTAAGAAAATGCAAATTGTCGGTGATGATATTTTTGTGACGAATACTGAAATTCTCACCAGGGGCATTCAGGAAGGAGTGGCAAATTCTATTCTCATCAAAGTAAATCAAATCGGCACACTTACGGAGACGCTGAACGCCATTGAGCTGGCGAAGGCACATGGCTATTCAACCGTTATTTCGCATAGGTCCGGTGAAACAGAAGACACAACGATTGCCGATATTGCCGTAGCCACCAACGCAGGCCAGATAAAAACCGGTTCTCTTTGTAGGACAGATCGAATTTGCAAATATAATCAATTATTGCGTATAGAAGAAGACCTCTCTAACAATGCTATTTATGGAGGTAAACTATGCAAGGTAAAAACATCGTAA
- a CDS encoding septum formation initiator family protein, translating to MQGKNIVKGNCSGKYFSKLVLLVLITSSVVILFSSLISKSRQERLRLEEAEKTLEKQYARLRTENKQLNLEYPALLTDPVRIEQEAREKLGYTGPDEIVYPKYSFRVKNSQKNMQEKSVPQNTWIQFVFEEAFPWQIPALIILISTAYFLISYHYEYRKLRKPDC from the coding sequence ATGCAAGGTAAAAACATCGTAAAAGGAAATTGTTCAGGCAAGTATTTTAGTAAACTTGTCCTGCTGGTATTAATAACTTCTTCAGTAGTCATCTTGTTTTCTTCTTTAATCAGTAAAAGCCGTCAAGAGCGCTTGCGCCTGGAAGAAGCTGAAAAGACGCTAGAAAAACAGTATGCAAGGCTAAGGACAGAGAACAAACAACTTAATCTTGAATATCCTGCCTTGCTTACCGATCCTGTTCGCATTGAGCAGGAGGCGCGTGAAAAATTGGGATATACCGGGCCGGATGAAATTGTTTATCCGAAGTATTCCTTTCGCGTTAAAAACAGCCAAAAAAACATGCAGGAGAAATCTGTGCCACAAAATACCTGGATACAATTTGTTTTTGAGGAGGCGTTCCCGTGGCAAATTCCCGCCCTAATCATCCTTATTTCTACAGCCTATTTTCTGATCTCGTATCATTATGAATACAGAAAGTTACGTAAACCAGATTGTTAA